One segment of Ipomoea triloba cultivar NCNSP0323 chromosome 12, ASM357664v1 DNA contains the following:
- the LOC115998616 gene encoding alanine--glyoxylate aminotransferase 2 homolog 3, mitochondrial-like, with protein sequence MLRIVSRGRKVQRCCWSEQRRWLSQPGVAQKQGNDVVLGVPRLPSFDYSPPPYNGPAADEILMKRKKFLSPSMFYFYQKPLNLVHGKMQYLYDDKGRRYLDAFGGIATVSCGHCHPEVVEAIVEQTKRLQHSTILYLNPAITDFAEALASRMPGDLKVVFFTNSGTEANELAIMMARLYTGCQDIISLRNAYHGNAGATMGATAQCNWKFNVVQTGVHHAMNPDPYRGVFGSDGEKYAKDVEDLIQFGTSGNVAAFISEAIQGVGGIVELAPDYLPAVYKSIKKAGGLCIADEVQAGFSRTGSHFWGFENHGVIPDIVTMAKGIGNGIPLGAVVTTPDIAEVLTRHNYFNTFGGNPVCTAAGHAVLRVVEREGLQANAHTVGSYLKHRLIALKDKHQIIGDVRGRGLMLGVELVTDREEKTPARVEIVHVMEQMKDLGVLIGKGGLYGNVFRITPPLCFSKDDADFLVDVMDYVMSKM encoded by the exons ATGCTGAGGATTGTGTCGCGTGGGAGAAAGGTCCAACGTTGTTGTTGGTCGGAACAGAGAAGATGGCTTTCTCAGCCGGGGGTTGCCCAGAAACAGGGGAACGATGTTGTGTTGGGCGTGCCTCGACTGCCAAGCTTCGATTACTCGCCACCGCCGTATAATGGCCCCGCCGCCGATGAGATTCTGATGAAGCGGAAGAAGTTCCTCAGCCCCTCCATGTTCTACTTCTACCAAAAACCA TTGAATTTGGTGCACGGAAAGATGCAATACTTGTACGATGATAAAGGGCGAAGATATCTTGATGCATTTGGGGGGATCGCCACCGTGAGCTGCGGCCACTGCCACCCCGAGGTGGTGGAGGCTATCGTAGAGCAGACAAAACGGCTGCAACACTCGACAATTTTGTACCTTAACCCAGCAATCACAGATTTCGCCGAAGCACTTGCCTCCAGGATGCCTGGTGATCTAAAA GTTGTGTTTTTCACGAACTCTGGGACTGAGGCAAATGAACTGGCGATTATGATGGCGCGGTTGTACACTGGTTGTCAGGATATCATTTCTCTTAGGAACGCATACCATGGCAACGCGGGAGCTACCATGGGTGCCACTGCACAGTGTAACTGGAAATTTAACGTTGTTCAG ACTGGTGTTCACCACGCCATGAACCCGGATCCCTACAGAGGTGTTTTCGGGTCCGACGGGGAAAAGTATGCAAAGGATGTGGAAGATCTTATCCAATTTGGTACTTCTGGCAATGTTGCAGCTTTTATATCAGAAGCAATACAG GGGGTAGGTGGCATAGTAGAACTGGCTCCGGATTACTTGCCGGCGGTGTACAAAAGTATAAAGAAAGCTGGTGGCCTTTGTATCGCGGACGAGGTTCAGGCTGGATTTTCCAGGACAGGAAGTCACTTTTGGGGCTTCGAGAATCACGGCGTTATCCCCGACATAGTGACAATGGCAAAA GGAATTGGAAATGGGATCCCTCTGGGAGCAGTGGTGACAACCCCAGACATTGCTGAGGTTCTGACTCGTCACAATTACTTCAACACCTTCGGAGGAAATCCTGTGTGCACAGCAGCCGGGCATGCTGTTCTCCGAGTAGTGGAAAGGGAGGGGCTTCAAGCAAATGCCCACACCGTTGGCTCCTACTTGAAACACCGCCTAATTGCTCTCAAGGATAAGCACCAGA TTATTGGTGATGTGAGGGGAAGAGGGCTTATGCTGGGGGTGGAACTAGTCACTGACCGGGAAGAGAAGACACCGGCCCGGGTAGAAATTGTGCATGTAATGGAGCAGATGAAAG ATTTGGGGGTGTTAATTGGCAAGGGTGGATTGTATGGAAATGTGTTCAGAATCACTCCTCCACTCTGCTTCTCTAAAGATGATGCTGATTTTCTTGTGGATGTCATGGACTATGTTATGTCAAAGATGTGA
- the LOC115999332 gene encoding uncharacterized protein LOC115999332: MYHCDNENNKNVDSCLDDVGRSDKPNNSLLFDIYDPRNWDALDSKLIDILVKDGPKRDLSINKGPKDKFSRRFSSAFYTRYLPNGEKFGVRLKEHETSVDHMTNMTTWIELRLRLQKNETIDKVAQEQLLKEKEYWRKVLFRIIAAVKYLSKNNLAFRGTSEKLYQNNNGNFLGLIEMLAEFDPIIQEHVLRARNHDIHHHYLGHRIQNELILMLATAVKTKVIKKIKEAKYFSVILDCTPDVSHQEQMSLILRCVDISTYPIKIEEFFLEFLVVNDTTGQGLFEVLQNVLTSLDLDIDNVRGQGYDNGSNMRGRHQGVQKRLLDINRRAFYTPCGSHSLNLTLCDVANSCGKARDFFGVVQRIYTIFANSTKRWHILKSNVTNLTLKPLSSTRWESRVESVKAIRYQVSDIREALLQVADTDSDSKIQSEARSLATNELGNFEFLLATIIWFEILYAVNLVSKQLQTKDMLLDNYRENGFSSAMDIAKEIATELEIEPVFPQKRKIRRKRQFDESADDTSLSPEESFRVHYFLYIVDQAIISLTQRFEQYEVYEGTFGFLFSSHKLQAMTDMDLKSCCICLEAALKSDEQGDIDGNELYIELKLLKGILSKENIGAVSILNSLKQMSCFPNATIAYRILLTIPITVASAEMSFSKPIGQR; encoded by the exons ATGTATCAttgtgacaatgaaaataataagaatgttgATAGTTGTTTAGATGATGTTGGTCGCAGTGATAAACCAAATAATTCGcttttatttgacatatatgatcCAAGAAATTGGGATGCCCTTGATtctaaattaatagatattcttGTGAAAGATGGTCCTAAAAgagatttatcaataaataaaggtCCCAAAGATAAATTCTCTAGAAGATTTTCATCAGCATTTTACACAAGATATTTGCCAAATGGAGAGAAAT TTGGTGTTAGACTTAAAGAGCATGAAACAAGTGTAGATCATATGACTAATATGACAACTTGGATAGAGTTGCGTCTTAGATTACAAAAAAATGAGACAATTGATAAAGTGGCTCAAGAACaacttttgaaagaaaaagaatattggAGGAAAGTACTTTTTAGGATTATTGCAGCTGTGAAGTATCTTTCTAAAAATAACTTGGCATTTCGTGGAACAAGTGAGAAGTTGTATCAGAATAACAATGGAAATTTTTTGGGTCTAATTGAAATGTTGGCTGAGTTTGATCCTATCATTCAAGAGCATGTTTTACGTGCTAGAAATCATgatattcatcatcattatcttgGTCATAGGATTCAAAATGAATTGATACTTATGCTTGCTACTGCAGTTAAAACAAAGGTcatcaaaaaaatcaaagaagcaaaatatttttcagtgaTATTAGATTGTACTCCTGATGTCAGTCACCAAGAACAAATGTCTTTGATTTTAAGATGTGTGGATATATCAACATATCCAATTAAAATAGAAGAGTTCTTCTTGGAATTCTTGGTTGTGAATGACACTACTGGCCAAGGTCTTTTTGAAGTATTACAAAATGTGTTGACATCACTTGATCTTGATATAGATAATGTAAGGGGACAAGGTTATGACAATGGGTCAAATATGAGAGGGAGACATCAAGGTGTACAAAAAAGACTCTTGGATATAAATCGTAGAGCATTTTATACTCCTTGTGGTAGTCATAGTCTTAACTTGACTTTGTGTGATGTTGCAAATAGTTGTGGCAAAGCAAGGGATTTCTTTGGAGTAGTGCAACGTATTTACACAATATTTGCTAATTCCACAAAGAGGTGGCATATCTTGAAAAGTAATGTAACAAATCTAACTCTTAAGCCATTGTCATCTACTCGATGGGAAAGTCGTGTGGAAAGTGTTAAAGCAATTAGATATCAAGTCAGTGATATTCGAGAAGCCCTACTTCAAGTGGCAGATACAGACAGTGATTCTAAAATTCAAAGTGAAGCGAGATCTTTAGCTACAAATGAGCTTGGTAACTTTGAATTTTTGCTAGCCACAATCATTTGGTTTGAAATCTTATATGCAGTTAATTTAGTTAGCAAGCAATTACAAACAAAGGATATGCTTCTTGAT AATTATAGAGAAAATGGTTTTTCTAGTGCCATGGATATTGCAAAGGAAATTGCcactgaattagaaattgaGCCAGTGTTTCCTCAAAAGCGAAAAATTCGTAGAAAAAGACAATTTGATGAGAGTGCTGATGACACTTCATTATCACCAGAAGAATCTTTTAGGGTTCATTACTTTTTATACATTGTAGATCAAGCTATAATTTCATTGACCCAGAGGTTTGAGCAATATGAAGTATATGAAGGAACTTTTGGTTTTTTGTTTAGTTCTCACAAGTTACAAGCAATGACTGATATGGATTTGAAATCTTGTTGCATTTGTTTAGAAGCAGCTCTTAAGAGCGATGAACAAGGTGATATTGATGGAAATGAATTGTATATTGAGTTAAAATTGCTTAAAGGGATTTTATCGAAAGAAAATATAGGAGCAGTGAGTATATTGAATTCATTGAAACAGATGAGTTGTTTTCCAAATGCTACTATTGCATATCGAATATTATTGACAATCCCAATTACTGTTGCCTCTGCAGAAATGAGTTTTTCAAA GCCTATAGGCCAGAGGTGA